One Alligator mississippiensis isolate rAllMis1 chromosome 1, rAllMis1, whole genome shotgun sequence genomic window carries:
- the RBBP9 gene encoding serine hydrolase RBBP9 — MSQTQLSPNKAVIVPGNGAGNVEISNWYGWVQKQLEKMPGFQCLLRNMPDPITARESIWLPFMESELHCDKQTIIIGHSSGAAAAMRYSETHQVYAIILVSAYTSDLGDNNERASGYFNRPWQWEKIKSNCRRIVQFGSTDDPFLPWSEQQEVADGLAAELHKYTDRGHFQNTQFQELVSVVKGILDGSA; from the exons ATGTCCCAGACGCAGCTTTCTCCCAACAAAGCTGTTATAgtccctgggaatggggcaggcaATGTGGAGATATCTAACTGGTATGGATGGGTACAGAAACAGCTAGAGAAG ATGCCTGGTTTCCAGTGTTTACTTCGAAATATGCCCGATCCAA TTACTGCTCGAGAGAGCATTTGGCTGCCATTCATGGAATCGGAGCTCCATTGTGACAAGCAGACTATCATTATTGGACATAGttctggtgcagctgctgctatgAG GTACTCAGAAACTCACCAGGTGTATGCCATTATTTTAGTGTCGGCTTATACTTCTGACTTGGGGGACAACAATGAGAGAGCAAGTG GATACTTTAACCGACCCTGGCAGTGGGAGAAGATTAAGTCTAACTGCCGTCGTATTGTGCAGTTTGGTTCCACAGACGATCCTTTCCTTCCCTGGAGTGAGCAGCAGGAAGTGGCTGATGGGCTTGCTGCAGAGCTACACAAATACACAGACAGGGGTCATTTTCAGAACACTCAATTCCAAGAGCTAGTCAGTGTGGTCAAGGGAATTTTGGATGGGTCTGCCTGA